DNA from Victivallaceae bacterium:
GTTAAAATCGGGAAAGAAGACCTGTAAATTACGAAAAAGTTTTTTTTTAATGAAAATACCGCCGGTTCCGGGAATCCCATTTAGGGAAATTCCAGAAAAAGAAATGAAATCTGCTTGAGTATTTAAAGGCGTTAAAGGAATTTTTCCTAAACCATGGGAGATATCCACATGAATCAAGATATCTCTTTGTTTGCAAATGTCGAAAATTTCTTCCCACGGTTGTATAATACCGGTAAGACCATTGACCAAAGAAAAAGAGAATAAAAGAGTTCTAGGTGACAGTGAAGCAATAAGAGCTTCTTGTTTTATTATTCCGTCCGTACAAGGAACCCAATCATATTGACTACCGTAAATTTGCATATTTTTTACCGTAGCAATGTATTGTTTCTCGGCGGTAGCAGGTATTAAAAAACCGTTTTTACCTTGATGTCGCAAAGAATTTAAAAAAACGGCAGGAAATAACGACGAAGCGGGATGTCCGCCGTTCCCTAAAAATCTAAAAACATAATCTTCCGGCGAACATCCCGTTAAGGCTCTAATGGATTCTTCAGCTTTCGCTAAAAGACTTCTTATGTTTTCTAAAGAACCGAAAAAATCGGAATAAGAGCAAAAAGCTTCTTTTACTTGTGGGAATAAGGGGCCGCAAGTGCGGTTATTAAACCACATCATCAGCGATACTTCGAAAAATTGCCGTTTTCATATTTATATATGATTGGATATCCCGTAGGAA
Protein-coding regions in this window:
- a CDS encoding aminotransferase class V-fold PLP-dependent enzyme produces the protein MWFNNRTCGPLFPQVKEAFCSYSDFFGSLENIRSLLAKAEESIRALTGCSPEDYVFRFLGNGGHPASSLFPAVFLNSLRHQGKNGFLIPATAEKQYIATVKNMQIYGSQYDWVPCTDGIIKQEALIASLSPRTLLFSFSLVNGLTGIIQPWEEIFDICKQRDILIHVDISHGLGKIPLTPLNTQADFISFSGISLNGIPGTGGIFIKKKLFRNLQVFFPDFNETHPSQTLAGNIALGETALCLAKESDFINLEINRLKHLLEDRIIDRIPTASIVFEGIDQVPDVTVVHFEGIAAESLAFILNQNQIYPALGNNIFQSLPEILQASGISATQAFSCLSFALSPFIIEKDIASAITHIAGGVDKLMSHITEDIRYDF